The following proteins come from a genomic window of Anopheles ziemanni chromosome 3, idAnoZiCoDA_A2_x.2, whole genome shotgun sequence:
- the LOC131290040 gene encoding odorant receptor coreceptor, whose translation MQMQVQPTKYVGLVADLMPNIRLMQASGHFLFRYVTGPILIRKVYSWWTLAMVLLQFFAILGNLATNADDVNELTANTITTLFFTHSVTKFIYFALNSENFYRTLGIWNQTNSHPLFAESDARYHSIALAKMRKLLVLVMATTVLSVVAWVTITFFGESVINVFDKETNETYTVEIPRLPIKSWYPWNAMSGPAYIFSFIYQIYFLLFSMVQSNLADVMFCSWLLLACEQLQHLKGIMRPLMELSASLDTYRPNSAALFRAISAGSKSELIINEEKNPDVKDFDLSGIYSSKADWGAQFRAPSTLQTFDENGRNGNPNGLTRKQEMMVRSAIKYWVERHKHVVRLVSAIGDTYGPALLLHMLTSTIKLTLLAYQATKIGGVNVYGLTVIGYLCYALAQVFLFCIFGNRLIEESSSVMEAAYSCHWYDGSEEAKTFVQIVCQQCQKAMTISGAKFFTVSLDLFASVLGAVVTYFMVLVQLK comes from the exons ATGCAGATGCAAGTCCAACCGACCAAATACGTCGGGCTGGTCGCGGACCTGATGCCGAACATTCGGCTCATGCAGGCCAGCGGTCACTTCCTATTTCGCTACGTCACCGGCCCGATACTGATCCGGAAGGTGTACTCCTGGTGGACGCTCGCCATGGTGCTGCTGCAGTTCTTCGCCATCCTCGGCAACCTGGCCACCAACGCGGACGACGTGAACGAGCTGACGGCCAACACCATCACGACGCTGTTCTTCACGCACTCGGTCACGAAGTTCATCTACTTTGCGCTCAACTCGGAGAACTTCTACCGCACGCTCGGCATCTGGAACCAGACCAACTCCCATCCGCTGTTCGCCGAGTCCGACGCGCGCTATCACTCGATTGCGCTGGCCAAGATGCGGAAGCTGCTCGTGCTGGTGATGGCCACCACCGTGCTCTCGGTCGTCG CCTGGGTAACGATAACGTTTTTCGGCGAAAGCGTGATAAACGTGTTCGATAAGGAAACGAACGAGACGTACACGGTGGAAATCCCCCGGCTGCCCATCAAGTCCTGGTATCCCTGGAATGCCATGAGCGGACCGGCGTACATCTTCTCCTTCATCTACCAG ATTTACTTCCTGCTGTTCTCGATGGTCCAGAGCAATCTCGCGGATGTTATGTTCTGCTCCTGGTTGCTGTTGGCCTGCGAGCAGCTGCAACACTTGAAG GGAATCATGCGACCCCTAATGGAGCTGTCTGCCTCGCTGGATACCTATCGGCCCAACTCGGCCGCTCTGTTCCGAGCAATTTCAGCCGGCTCCAAATCGGAGCTTATCATCAACGAAG AAAAAAATCCGGACGTAAAGGACTTCGATCTGAGCGGCATCTACAGCTCGAAGGCGGATTGGGGTGCCCAGTTCCGGGCGCCGTCGACGCTGCAAACGTTCGATGAAAATGGCCGCAACGGAAACCCGAACGGACTTACGCGCAAGCAGGAGATGATGGTGCGCAGCGCCATCAAGTACTGGGTTGAGCGGCACAAGCACGTCGTACG CCTCGTGTCGGCCATCGGAGATACGTACGGTCCTGCGCTCCTGCTGCACATGCTGACCTCCACCATCAAGCTGACGCTGCTCGCGTACCAGGCCACCAAGATCGGCGGCGTCAACGTGTACGGGTTGACCGTCATCGGATACTTGTGCTACGCCCTGGCCCAGGTTTTCCTGTTCTGCATCTTTGGCAATCGGCTCATCGAGGAG AGCTCATCGGTGATGGAAGCGGCCTACTCGTGCCACTGGTACGATGGCTCCGAGGAGGCGAAAACCTTCGTCCAGATCGTGTGCCAGCAGTGCCAGAAGGCGATGACCATTTCCGGGGCGAAGTTTTTCACGGTATCGCTGGATCTGTTCGCATCG GTCCTGGGAGCCGTGGTCACCTACTTCATGGTGTTGGTGCAGCTGAAGTAA